TAATTTTTCTCTGGGTAAAAGGTTTAACAGCCTCCGCTAATTGATGATTACTAAAAGCAGTATTACCGATAAAATTGAATTTTCTAATAATTATTCCTTCTTCCAAAGACAAAGAATCATCAAGACTAGAAACTAGAAAAACTTCTCTATCAGAAAATTGAAAAAATGGTTCTTTTTCTCCACCGTAACAAGATAAAGGATATAAAACGAAGGTAGCTACCAAAATACCCTGCTTAACCAACATAGGGTTGATTCTCAAAAAAGATGTAAATAATTTTTGCATTTAAAAGTGATCAACGCAACATCCAAAATAATCCAAATAAAATGGTATGTTAAATGCGTCTTAGCTTAGTTTAGCTTAGATAATTAATTATTTTTAATTTCATTTAATAGGCTTTCTAATTGGGGAATAAGAGAAGGCAAATCTTGATTCACAATTTCCCATACTATATCCAGATTAATATCAAAATAGGCATGAATCAGGCGATCGCGCGTACCACAAATTAAACGCCAAGGTATATTTGGAGATTTTGCTTTGGTGGCTTCAGAAACGTTTTTTCCCGCTTCTCCTAAAATTTCCAAAAGACGTACCAATGCAAGGGTAAGCATTTCATCTTGATCTAAATCTACTCTTTGTCTATTGAGGGTAAAAGAAATCGCCTTTTTTCCAGAATCTATCATGTGTTGTAAACGTACAATATCAGTTTTTCTCATAAATCACCTGTGCATTGTTTACCACTTCATCTCGAAAATAACAACTTAAATCTTGAGCAGTATTTAGATCAACAGTTCGCCCTAATAATTGAGTTAATTTATCTTGAATTTCGATAAAACGAAAACCGGGGGTTTTACCTTCAATAAATTCCACTAAGATGTCTATATCACTTTGAGAAGTAAAATCATCTCTTAATACCGAGCCAAAAAGAGCTAGTTTTTTAATATGATATTTTTGACATAATTGACTAATGGCGTGATGAGAAATATTTATTTGATTTTTGTTAGGAATCATAATCTATCCTCATAAATTTTAGTTGTGCAGAATCTAATTACATTTTTGCTTTATCTTATTTTTGTTTTCAGAGTAATTTGGAAGAAAATCCATTAACTTCTTCGTACATTTACCCCCTTAAAGAATAGTTTTGCCGTACCATTATATAGTTGTAAAAAAAATAGACTGTAAATTAATTGAATATGTTTGAAAAATTAACTCCCCCTGAAGTTGGAAGTAAAATAAAATTTGATAATGGACAACCTATTGTACCTGATGATCCTATTATTCCCTTCATTAGAGGAGATGGTACAGGAGTGGATATTTGGCCTGCTACTGAAAAAGTGATTAATGCCGCAGTAGAAAAGGCTTATGGTGGCAAACGTAAAATAAATTGGTTTAAAATTTATGCGGGGGATGAGGCTTGTGAAAAATATGGTACTTATCAATACCTCCCTGAAGATACTTTAACTGCTATTAGAGAATATGGTATTGCGATAAAAGGTCCTTTAACCACTCCTGTGGGTGGCGGGATTCGCTCTTTAAATGTGGCTTTAAGACAAATTTTCGATCTTTATGCTTGTGTGCGCCCTTGTCGTTATTATGAAGGTACACCATCTCCCCATAAAAGTCCTGAAAAATTAGATGTAATAGTCTATCGGGAAAATACAGAAGATATTTATCTTGGCATTGAATGGAAACAAGGTTCAGAAGTCGGTGCAAAGCTAATTTCTCTCCTCAATGAAGAATTAATCCCCGCTACTGCTGAGTTTAAAAACAAACAAATTCCCCTTGATGCTGGTATTGGTATCAAACCTATTTCTAAAAAAGGTTCTCAACGGTTGGTGCGTCGTGCCATTCAAAATGCCCTTAGATTACCAAAACATAAGCAAATGGTGACTTTGGTTCACAAAGGTAATATCATGAAATACACAGAAGGGGCTTTTCGTGATTGGGGTTATGAGTTAGCAACTACTGAATTTCGTGCAGAATGTGTCACTGAAAGGGAGTCTTGGATTTTAAGTAATAAAGAAGCTAATCCCGATATTTCCATAGAAGATAACGCCCGTCAAATTGAACCGGGTTATGATTCTCTCACCCCTGAGAAAAAAGAAACTATTAAAAAGGAAGTAGAATCAGTATTAAATACGATTTGGGATACCCATGGTAATGGACAATGGCAAGATAAAATCATGATAAACGATCGCATCGCTGATAGTATCTTCCAACAGATTCAAACTCGCCCTGATGAATATTCTATTTTAGCCACCATGAACTTAAACGGGGATTATCTCTCTGATGCCGCCGCCGCCATTGTGGGTGGTTTAGGCATGGGACCGGGTGCTAATATTGGTGACAACTGTGCTATTTTTGAAGCTACCCATGGAACAGCCCCGAAACACGCAGGACTCGATCGCATCAACCCGGGTTCAGTTATTCTTTCTGGGGTAATGATGTTAGAGTTTATGGGATGGCAGGAAGCCGCCGATTTAATTCGTAATGGTATCAGTCGTGCGATCGCATCTCGTCAAGTTACCTACGATTTAGCCAGAATGATGACTCCTCCCGTAGAACCACCGTTAAAATGTTCTGAATTTGCCCAAGCTATCATTGATAATTTTGATAATTAACCTCAGTTCGGTTTAAGAATATCGGATAAGAGTAGGTGTCAGGTTGTAGGGGTTGAATATATTCAACCCTTACGGTGTTGGGGATAGGGGGATAAGGGGATGAGGTGATGA
This is a stretch of genomic DNA from Cyanobacterium aponinum PCC 10605. It encodes these proteins:
- a CDS encoding HepT-like ribonuclease domain-containing protein, translating into MRKTDIVRLQHMIDSGKKAISFTLNRQRVDLDQDEMLTLALVRLLEILGEAGKNVSEATKAKSPNIPWRLICGTRDRLIHAYFDINLDIVWEIVNQDLPSLIPQLESLLNEIKNN
- a CDS encoding nucleotidyltransferase family protein — protein: MIPNKNQINISHHAISQLCQKYHIKKLALFGSVLRDDFTSQSDIDILVEFIEGKTPGFRFIEIQDKLTQLLGRTVDLNTAQDLSCYFRDEVVNNAQVIYEKN
- a CDS encoding NADP-dependent isocitrate dehydrogenase; the protein is MFEKLTPPEVGSKIKFDNGQPIVPDDPIIPFIRGDGTGVDIWPATEKVINAAVEKAYGGKRKINWFKIYAGDEACEKYGTYQYLPEDTLTAIREYGIAIKGPLTTPVGGGIRSLNVALRQIFDLYACVRPCRYYEGTPSPHKSPEKLDVIVYRENTEDIYLGIEWKQGSEVGAKLISLLNEELIPATAEFKNKQIPLDAGIGIKPISKKGSQRLVRRAIQNALRLPKHKQMVTLVHKGNIMKYTEGAFRDWGYELATTEFRAECVTERESWILSNKEANPDISIEDNARQIEPGYDSLTPEKKETIKKEVESVLNTIWDTHGNGQWQDKIMINDRIADSIFQQIQTRPDEYSILATMNLNGDYLSDAAAAIVGGLGMGPGANIGDNCAIFEATHGTAPKHAGLDRINPGSVILSGVMMLEFMGWQEAADLIRNGISRAIASRQVTYDLARMMTPPVEPPLKCSEFAQAIIDNFDN